One window of the Candidatus Tisiphia endosymbiont of Sialis lutaria genome contains the following:
- a CDS encoding AAA family ATPase — protein sequence MTVEFFDNISTKETNIVKDNNKPPRMRIGTDNFETLLLNSDVFVDKSLMIKELLEDSGEVILITRPRRWGKSLNMNMLQKFFEIEVDERGMPLPEEDRVNNKLFTGGTVDLGIKGKRTLEPLKINGNEYAMIQQGQFPVILLNLKDVKGSNYQEIENGIKNQVTNLFTNHRYLKRYITTDEKLLDDAQKEKLNRYFTGKLDKEDLKDSLRVLSEVLYKHFGQKVYILIDEYDTPINSSYIEFGDKLKEFDDVLKIFRGMFGSSLKTNPYLEKGVITGILRVAKANLFSDLNNVSEYSLLDEKYSKFYGFTQAEVDELLAKVPTATNPEKIKAWYNGYSFGGEIIYNPWSIMQCLAHKGKLDHYWLDSGGTALVDKALLSDGMQQDIQLLASGKNIISPITRQISFSDINTRSGLFSLLLFSGYLNPMVIESEEDIYQLSAPNKEVKHIYNARLLQWVSNKLQMDSSLYYSFASLLPAGKIEEFKERLQELLLNATSFHQTGEKKAELFYSGFMLGLINTLSLGYIIDSERETGSGRADIVLLPKIGKGDNAIIIEYKICKSPDILESVAKEGLDQIVRKKYEAKIKEHSHVQKIIKIAMAFCGKEVALEYQIDKI from the coding sequence ATGACAGTAGAATTTTTTGATAATATATCAACCAAAGAAACTAATATTGTTAAAGATAACAATAAACCACCGAGAATGAGGATAGGTACCGATAATTTTGAGACGTTATTGCTAAATAGTGATGTATTTGTTGATAAAAGCCTAATGATCAAAGAATTATTGGAAGATAGTGGAGAAGTAATCCTAATCACCAGACCAAGGCGGTGGGGTAAGAGCTTGAATATGAACATGCTCCAGAAATTTTTTGAGATAGAGGTGGATGAGAGAGGTATGCCTTTACCTGAAGAGGATAGAGTAAATAACAAGCTATTTACAGGTGGTACAGTAGATTTAGGTATTAAAGGAAAAAGGACTTTAGAACCTTTAAAGATTAACGGTAATGAATATGCCATGATTCAACAAGGTCAATTTCCGGTGATTTTGCTCAATCTTAAAGATGTTAAAGGCAGTAACTACCAGGAAATTGAGAATGGAATAAAAAATCAAGTAACTAATTTGTTTACAAACCATCGATACTTAAAGCGTTATATAACAACAGATGAAAAATTACTAGATGATGCACAAAAGGAAAAGTTAAATCGATATTTTACAGGAAAGCTTGATAAGGAAGACTTAAAAGATAGTTTACGGGTTTTGAGTGAAGTACTGTACAAACATTTTGGTCAAAAAGTTTACATATTAATTGATGAATATGACACGCCGATCAATAGTTCGTACATTGAATTTGGTGATAAATTAAAAGAATTTGACGACGTACTAAAAATATTCCGCGGGATGTTTGGCAGTAGTTTAAAAACTAATCCTTATTTAGAAAAAGGCGTAATTACTGGTATATTACGGGTTGCTAAAGCTAATTTATTTTCGGATTTGAATAATGTTAGTGAATATAGCTTGCTTGATGAAAAATATTCTAAGTTCTATGGTTTTACTCAAGCAGAAGTTGATGAATTGTTAGCAAAAGTACCAACAGCAACTAATCCTGAAAAAATTAAAGCTTGGTATAATGGCTATAGTTTTGGTGGGGAGATAATCTATAATCCATGGTCGATTATGCAATGTTTGGCTCATAAAGGCAAGCTTGATCATTACTGGCTTGATAGTGGGGGGACGGCTCTTGTTGATAAAGCATTATTGTCAGATGGAATGCAACAAGATATTCAGCTACTCGCTAGTGGCAAAAATATTATCTCCCCTATTACCAGACAAATTAGTTTCAGTGATATTAACACACGGTCAGGGCTATTTAGTCTATTACTATTTAGTGGTTATTTAAACCCAATGGTAATCGAGTCAGAAGAGGATATTTATCAATTATCCGCTCCTAATAAAGAGGTAAAACACATATATAATGCAAGATTATTGCAGTGGGTGAGCAACAAGTTACAAATGGATAGTTCTTTATATTATTCATTTGCTAGTTTGCTGCCGGCAGGTAAAATAGAAGAATTTAAAGAAAGGCTGCAAGAATTATTACTAAACGCTACTAGTTTTCATCAAACTGGCGAGAAAAAAGCCGAGCTATTTTATAGTGGCTTTATGCTAGGTTTAATTAACACGTTATCTCTTGGCTATATAATAGACAGTGAAAGAGAAACCGGTAGCGGTAGGGCGGACATTGTGCTACTACCCAAGATAGGTAAAGGTGACAATGCTATTATTATTGAATATAAAATATGTAAATCTCCTGATATTTTAGAATCTGTTGCCAAAGAAGGGTTAGATCAAATCGTGAGAAAAAAATATGAGGCTAAAATAAAAGAACACTCTCATGTTCAGAAAATTATCAAAATTGCTATGGCTTTTTGCGGCAAGGAAGTGGCACTAGAATATCAGATTGATAAAATTTAA
- the gyrB gene encoding DNA topoisomerase (ATP-hydrolyzing) subunit B, with protein MSNNQQKSIAELEYGADSIKVLKGLEAVKKRPGMYIGDTDDGSGLHHMIYEVVDNAIDEALAGHCDLIKVILNANGSVTVRDNGRGIPVDIHEEEGISAAEVIMTQLHAGGKFDQNSYKISGGLHGVGVSVVNALSEWLELRIWRDNKEYFIKFRDGATETSLTLKGESVEKSGTEITFFPSITTFSMIEFNFATVEHRLRELAFLNSGVRILLKDHRFAEQQEVEFCFTGGVEAYVKYIDKAKTSLHKCISLNTNNQATGITFELAMNWNDSYHENILCFTNNIRQRDGGTHLIAFKAALTRVVTTYTENIGLNKKSKVNFTGDDTREGLSCILSVKVPDPKFSSQTKDKLVSSEVRPIVENAVYTKVLEWFEEHPSDAKIIINKIIEAATAREAAKRARELTRRKSALEISNLPGKLADCQEKDPALSELFIVEGDSAGGTAKQGRDRKFQAILPLRGKILNVERARFDKMLNSEQVGTLITALGTAIGNEDFSLDKLRYHKIIIMTDADVDGSHIRTLLLTFFYRHMRQLIDKGYLYIAQPPLYKVKKGNNDFYLKNEQALQDYLVKNTISDATIMLYNGREISGSDLEEIIKKAIRFVTLLDQVGKKFNRQIAECLAIKDLLGNQIFAADKTNEINQALNILNLGDISPDKTDWQFVVSTNKIEFFRFVRGQKESKILSKEQLESFEFIQLAKSFTPLADLFIEPTKLLIKNQEHIITLPSMLMNYILESGKKGISIQRFKGLGEMNSDQLGETTLDPQRRTLLQVKVHEQDSAEIIFSTLMGDIVEPRRQFIQANALNVINLDV; from the coding sequence ATGTCAAATAATCAACAAAAATCAATAGCAGAATTAGAATATGGGGCTGACTCCATCAAAGTTTTAAAAGGTCTTGAAGCAGTTAAGAAAAGACCTGGTATGTATATTGGTGATACTGACGATGGTTCAGGATTACATCATATGATTTACGAGGTTGTTGATAATGCCATCGATGAAGCCTTAGCTGGTCACTGTGATCTAATTAAAGTAATCCTAAATGCCAACGGCTCTGTAACAGTGCGGGATAATGGACGTGGAATACCTGTTGATATCCACGAAGAAGAAGGTATATCAGCAGCTGAGGTTATTATGACCCAATTGCATGCTGGAGGTAAGTTTGACCAAAACTCTTATAAAATATCTGGTGGGTTGCATGGTGTTGGTGTATCTGTGGTAAATGCCCTATCAGAGTGGTTAGAGCTTAGAATTTGGCGAGATAATAAGGAATATTTTATAAAATTTAGAGATGGAGCTACTGAAACATCACTCACACTAAAAGGGGAGTCAGTAGAAAAAAGCGGTACAGAGATTACTTTTTTCCCATCTATTACCACTTTTAGCATGATAGAGTTTAATTTTGCTACTGTAGAGCATAGACTTAGAGAATTAGCATTTTTAAATTCTGGGGTTAGGATATTATTAAAGGATCACCGTTTTGCTGAACAGCAAGAAGTAGAATTTTGCTTTACTGGTGGTGTAGAAGCTTATGTCAAATATATAGATAAAGCTAAAACTTCATTACATAAATGTATATCACTCAATACTAATAATCAGGCAACAGGGATTACTTTTGAATTGGCAATGAATTGGAATGATTCATATCATGAAAATATTTTATGTTTTACTAATAATATAAGACAACGTGATGGCGGTACGCATCTTATTGCCTTTAAAGCAGCTCTTACCAGAGTTGTCACAACTTATACCGAGAATATTGGACTCAATAAAAAAAGTAAAGTAAACTTCACAGGGGATGACACTAGAGAAGGATTGTCATGTATTTTATCAGTAAAAGTACCTGACCCCAAATTTTCATCACAAACTAAAGATAAATTAGTTAGTTCTGAAGTCCGTCCTATTGTAGAAAATGCTGTATATACTAAGGTTTTAGAATGGTTTGAAGAGCATCCTAGTGACGCAAAAATAATTATTAATAAAATTATTGAAGCGGCAACTGCTAGAGAAGCAGCCAAAAGAGCAAGGGAATTAACTCGTCGAAAATCAGCCCTGGAAATTTCAAACTTGCCTGGAAAACTTGCTGATTGTCAAGAAAAAGACCCTGCTCTTTCGGAGTTATTTATTGTGGAAGGAGATTCGGCTGGCGGTACAGCAAAGCAGGGTAGAGACAGAAAGTTCCAAGCAATTTTACCATTACGAGGTAAAATCCTGAATGTTGAAAGAGCTAGATTTGATAAAATGTTAAATTCTGAGCAAGTAGGAACGTTAATAACAGCTCTTGGGACAGCTATTGGTAATGAAGATTTTTCTTTGGATAAACTAAGATATCATAAAATAATTATTATGACTGACGCTGATGTTGATGGTTCGCATATCAGAACTTTATTGCTTACTTTCTTCTACCGGCATATGCGGCAATTAATTGATAAAGGATATTTATATATAGCTCAGCCGCCTTTATATAAGGTGAAAAAAGGTAATAACGATTTTTATTTGAAAAATGAACAAGCTTTGCAAGATTATTTAGTAAAAAATACTATTAGTGATGCAACAATTATGTTGTATAATGGACGAGAGATCAGTGGTTCTGATCTTGAGGAGATAATCAAGAAAGCTATCCGGTTCGTTACATTACTTGATCAAGTTGGCAAAAAATTTAATCGACAAATTGCAGAATGTTTAGCTATCAAAGACTTGTTAGGTAATCAAATATTTGCGGCAGATAAGACAAATGAAATAAACCAGGCCTTGAATATTTTAAATCTTGGTGATATATCACCTGATAAAACAGATTGGCAATTTGTAGTTAGCACCAATAAAATAGAATTTTTCCGCTTTGTTCGGGGACAAAAAGAAAGTAAAATTTTATCAAAAGAACAGCTTGAATCTTTTGAATTTATTCAGCTAGCCAAATCATTTACTCCGCTTGCAGATTTATTTATTGAGCCAACAAAGTTATTAATTAAAAACCAGGAACATATTATTACACTGCCTAGTATGCTGATGAATTATATATTGGAAAGCGGAAAAAAAGGTATATCTATTCAGCGTTTCAAAGGTCTTGGGGAAATGAATTCTGATCAGTTAGGAGAGACAACATTAGACCCTCAAAGAAGAACTTTATTGCAAGTTAAAGTACATGAACAAGATAGTGCTGAAATAATTTTTTCAACATTAATGGGAGATATTGTTGAACCTAGAAGACAATTTATTCAAGCAAATGCCTTGAATGTAATTAATTTAGATGTTTAA